Proteins encoded within one genomic window of Enterococcus haemoperoxidus ATCC BAA-382:
- the esaA gene encoding type VII secretion protein EsaA, whose product MKNKLKKYLPIISIIVGSILFLSILSYIGFKSDNIQQTSNEKVTKMQYVLVNEDKGTLFEGRKYSLGTDFVTLINQDTANRWETTTRDIASRGVADGQFDAQIIIPQDFSERLLSLQSINPEKALVEYQVREGQNEITNQAIQVKVNDILKDFNQRIVQMYFSSIVGNLSEAQQNVNQMVGLETNHKNNLEKTIYLPFKEVPTNFSSVIDTASILDEDNKMFTSEQKAFVQSVKQLMESNNTGLEANSQATEEVQKSVNDYADEGNKKLETSIKQFNEQFELQKEQLENQWQSDLKGYKAQYDGFDDSIKNQLGLFLTKGSEESKDSGVYANFLTNAFAFKETQTKRIEELTGEIKELEKQVTELTTLKEDVAEKYYNDRSANPDNAKEDQVKLAISKLLSPIEKESEITEDGEYLTAVKNELAQLQNLALPSSTDFPILLNTLVTKGLLTQAESDKLRDSYNIVTHYDPTLTGNGNQFNIVSTAEKEDISSDFNVKNTVEINLTPGTTQSLKFSHTFEVGSSGLVEIVDLDKIRANLEQAIIAKLSGSDYTAAVSIEGTQLNIAIILKDTGSSDPPKKPTQSQMSYQINSQIKWTYPNDYTDYEYFVCYYSWSSINSTNSGQLAAYIDKDQPLKQDLAELFSLFTTLTSAAEKLTTLYADPAQLSLNSFADYVTSNPDKTFNELATPDSVYWLYDNITDSKKVSQISESLYTNYRANGDSLYNDIEEQINKLNATIGTNTDKNEGETMTLYGTLNLMTVPDMMLQEASILGEWFDKASQEIDGTYNSWKETERVAAESVITDTNAHPDKNDTAAINSTTENLVKSIQTLASSSRETAKATEESAAQVKDIAPIIQTLKESTNKVQTDANGILTNLDKTVTEVDEKTNDNAKYAETFDKVLSNTRNGGSDNSTVFNFLSNPIQEKGDFGKTRQNSLIPYYATIIAAFIIILVATAMQKYMKRRKVSKTDLLMNPSRAWYNTSNVMVILLSSVALSIAFALNLSLVVGMNAKLAWFSYAFLVLLAGLLLTLGCMRQFRLLTLYLSGAILGLFFMLTPLLGVATKTGTFANILYRVSPLQNIQNGFTALLNGASIGWVSYLILVILALSGILLNFWVKPEDKKVKA is encoded by the coding sequence TTGAAAAATAAACTAAAAAAGTATCTTCCTATTATTTCGATCATCGTCGGTAGCATATTGTTCTTATCTATTCTTTCTTATATTGGTTTCAAAAGTGATAATATCCAACAAACGTCTAATGAAAAGGTAACGAAAATGCAGTATGTATTGGTAAATGAAGATAAAGGAACTCTTTTTGAAGGGAGAAAATACTCTTTAGGAACGGACTTTGTCACATTGATCAATCAAGACACCGCTAACCGGTGGGAGACCACTACTAGAGATATCGCTAGTCGTGGAGTTGCAGATGGACAGTTTGATGCACAGATCATTATTCCGCAAGATTTCTCTGAACGATTGCTTTCACTACAAAGTATAAATCCTGAAAAAGCTTTAGTAGAGTATCAAGTAAGAGAAGGACAAAATGAGATAACCAATCAGGCGATTCAGGTAAAAGTGAATGATATTTTAAAAGATTTCAATCAACGAATTGTACAAATGTATTTTTCAAGTATTGTAGGAAATCTGTCAGAAGCCCAACAAAATGTCAATCAAATGGTTGGATTGGAAACAAACCATAAAAATAATTTGGAAAAAACAATTTACTTACCATTTAAAGAAGTACCAACTAATTTCTCAAGTGTCATTGATACAGCCAGTATTTTGGATGAAGACAATAAAATGTTTACATCCGAACAAAAAGCGTTTGTTCAATCAGTGAAGCAATTGATGGAAAGTAACAACACTGGTTTAGAAGCAAATAGTCAGGCAACCGAGGAAGTACAGAAATCTGTGAACGATTATGCAGATGAAGGAAATAAAAAACTAGAAACATCCATTAAACAGTTTAATGAGCAATTTGAGCTACAAAAAGAACAATTAGAGAATCAATGGCAAAGCGATTTGAAAGGATACAAGGCTCAATATGATGGTTTTGATGATAGCATAAAAAATCAATTGGGACTGTTTCTTACAAAAGGGTCTGAAGAATCTAAGGACTCTGGCGTTTACGCGAATTTTTTAACGAATGCATTTGCATTTAAAGAAACACAAACTAAAAGAATTGAAGAGTTAACAGGTGAAATAAAAGAGTTGGAAAAACAAGTAACAGAACTAACGACTTTAAAAGAAGATGTTGCAGAAAAGTACTACAACGATAGAAGTGCTAATCCAGATAATGCGAAAGAAGACCAAGTTAAGCTAGCTATCTCAAAATTATTATCACCTATTGAGAAAGAATCAGAAATTACGGAAGACGGGGAATACTTAACGGCTGTAAAAAATGAACTTGCGCAATTACAAAATCTTGCTCTTCCATCAAGTACGGATTTTCCCATTCTTTTAAATACGTTAGTGACTAAAGGATTGTTAACACAAGCAGAAAGCGATAAGTTAAGGGATTCATATAACATAGTGACACATTATGACCCAACTTTAACGGGTAATGGCAATCAATTCAATATAGTATCGACAGCTGAAAAAGAAGATATCTCATCTGATTTCAATGTAAAAAACACAGTGGAGATAAATTTGACACCTGGAACAACCCAATCTTTAAAATTCTCACATACTTTTGAGGTAGGAAGCAGCGGTCTGGTCGAAATTGTTGATTTGGACAAGATTAGAGCAAATTTGGAACAGGCAATCATTGCTAAATTATCTGGTTCAGACTACACAGCAGCTGTTTCTATAGAAGGAACACAGCTAAATATAGCCATAATACTTAAGGACACAGGGAGTAGTGATCCGCCCAAAAAACCTACTCAATCTCAGATGTCTTACCAAATTAATTCCCAGATAAAATGGACTTATCCAAATGATTATACCGACTATGAGTATTTCGTATGCTATTATTCCTGGAGTTCAATCAATTCAACAAACTCTGGACAACTGGCTGCTTATATAGACAAAGATCAGCCTCTAAAACAAGATTTAGCTGAACTCTTTAGTTTGTTCACGACATTAACGTCAGCAGCTGAAAAATTGACAACTCTTTACGCTGATCCAGCGCAGCTAAGTCTGAATAGCTTTGCTGATTATGTTACGAGCAACCCAGATAAAACCTTCAATGAGTTAGCTACACCTGATTCTGTTTACTGGTTATATGATAATATCACTGACTCAAAAAAAGTTTCTCAGATTTCGGAGTCGCTCTACACAAATTATAGGGCAAATGGAGACAGTCTATATAACGACATTGAAGAGCAGATCAACAAGTTAAACGCTACAATCGGAACCAATACTGATAAAAATGAAGGCGAAACGATGACGTTATATGGCACGTTAAATCTAATGACTGTACCAGATATGATGTTGCAAGAAGCCTCAATTTTAGGTGAGTGGTTCGATAAAGCCAGTCAAGAAATCGACGGGACCTATAATTCATGGAAAGAAACAGAACGAGTAGCAGCAGAATCTGTTATCACGGATACAAATGCACATCCTGATAAGAATGATACGGCTGCAATCAATTCTACTACGGAAAACTTGGTGAAAAGTATCCAGACATTAGCAAGTAGTTCAAGAGAAACGGCTAAAGCAACAGAAGAATCCGCAGCACAGGTCAAAGACATTGCACCGATTATTCAAACCTTGAAAGAATCGACAAACAAGGTGCAAACAGATGCAAATGGTATTTTAACAAATCTAGATAAAACGGTCACGGAAGTAGACGAAAAAACAAATGACAATGCGAAGTACGCAGAAACATTTGATAAAGTTCTTTCTAATACAAGAAATGGCGGTTCGGATAATTCAACAGTCTTTAACTTCCTTTCAAATCCAATTCAGGAAAAAGGCGATTTTGGTAAAACCAGACAAAATTCTTTGATTCCTTATTATGCAACGATTATTGCTGCATTTATTATTATTTTGGTCGCGACCGCGATGCAAAAATACATGAAACGAAGAAAAGTGTCTAAAACGGACTTGCTGATGAATCCATCAAGAGCTTGGTACAATACGTCAAATGTGATGGTGATACTGCTAAGCAGCGTTGCTTTGTCGATCGCATTTGCCCTTAATTTGAGTCTAGTTGTTGGGATGAATGCAAAATTAGCTTGGTTTAGTTATGCCTTTTTAGTTTTACTAGCAGGATTGTTGCTGACACTTGGCTGTATGAGACAGTTCAGATTACTGACGCTTTATCTTAGCGGTGCAATACTAGGCTTATTCTTTATGCTGACACCACTACTAGGAGTAGCCACTAAAACAGGCACATTCGCCAATATATTGTATCGAGTATCACCATTACAAAATATTCAAAATGGCTTCACCGCATTGCTAAACGGAGCCAGCATTGGTTGGGTAAGTTATCTGATTCTCGTAATTTTAGCATTGAGTGGTATTCTATTGAATTTTTGGGTGAAACCAGAAGACAAAAAAGTAAAAGCATGA
- a CDS encoding WXG100 family type VII secretion target has product MAGAISVTPEQLKSQAKVYTQSQQQIQDAIRKVNSMNQQIAQEWKGQAFQSYLEQYNQLEGNVKKMEELLISINSQLNKYADTVAQRDQQDASSFGLN; this is encoded by the coding sequence ATGGCAGGAGCAATTTCCGTCACACCCGAGCAACTGAAATCACAAGCAAAGGTATATACACAATCACAACAACAAATCCAAGATGCGATTCGTAAAGTAAATTCTATGAATCAACAAATCGCGCAAGAGTGGAAAGGTCAAGCGTTTCAATCGTATTTAGAACAATACAACCAATTAGAAGGAAACGTTAAAAAAATGGAAGAATTATTGATCAGCATCAATAGTCAATTGAACAAGTATGCTGATACAGTGGCACAACGTGACCAACAAGATGCAAGTTCTTTCGGTTTAAACTAA
- a CDS encoding oligopeptide ABC transporter substrate-binding protein, producing the protein MKSKKLLGLITLTAVVAVTLAACGGGKKSDSGNKNVETEDISKFTMKVKNDKEAIKGGTLDVAVASDTQFKGLFSKIYYQDSYDNYYMRPSDEGLFSYDEDFVITDEGAAKLDLDVDNKKATITLKENIKWSDGEPVTADDLIYPYEVIGNKDYTGIRYDDNFTNIVGMEEYHDGKADTISGIKKVDDQSIEVTYKEMNPGMLQLDGGVYTSAMPKHIFKDIPIKDQEKSDAVRKNPVTYGPYYMSKIVTGESVEYLPNEHYYKGKPKLDKIVFTNVPTASIVEAVKAKKYDMVYSMPTDNFPTYKDSEGYQMLGREELAYTYVGFKLGTFDKEKGEVIMNPDAKMADVKLRQAMGYAMDNDAIGQKFYNGLRTGATTLIPPIFKTLHNTDVKGYQYDLDKAKKILDDAGYKDTDGDGLRENPKGEKLTINFASMAGGETAQPLADYYLQQWKEIGLDVKLATGRLIDFQAFYDKIKNDDPEIDVFQAAWGVNSAPSPAGLYSRNAAFNYSRFASEENDKLLKAIDSKASFDDTKRKEAYDAWQEYMFEQAPVIPTLYRNEIMPVNDRVKSFTWNYEETRDFYDIELTAEKR; encoded by the coding sequence GTGAAGAGCAAAAAACTTTTGGGTTTAATTACACTGACAGCAGTGGTAGCTGTAACATTGGCTGCATGTGGTGGAGGTAAGAAATCAGATTCAGGCAACAAGAATGTAGAAACTGAGGATATCAGCAAATTTACAATGAAGGTTAAAAATGACAAAGAAGCAATCAAAGGCGGGACTTTGGATGTAGCAGTTGCGTCAGATACTCAGTTTAAAGGACTATTTTCTAAAATATACTATCAAGACTCGTATGATAATTACTATATGAGACCTTCTGATGAAGGGCTGTTTAGCTACGATGAAGATTTCGTTATTACAGATGAAGGTGCTGCTAAGCTAGATTTAGATGTTGATAATAAAAAAGCAACAATCACACTGAAAGAAAATATTAAATGGTCAGATGGTGAACCTGTAACTGCTGATGATTTGATTTATCCATATGAAGTGATCGGGAATAAAGACTACACAGGAATTCGCTATGATGACAATTTTACTAATATTGTTGGAATGGAAGAATACCATGATGGAAAAGCAGATACTATTTCAGGTATCAAAAAAGTAGATGACCAATCAATCGAAGTAACATACAAAGAAATGAATCCAGGCATGTTGCAATTAGACGGTGGCGTTTATACAAGCGCAATGCCGAAACATATCTTTAAAGATATTCCGATCAAAGATCAAGAAAAAAGTGATGCAGTCCGCAAAAATCCTGTAACATACGGTCCTTACTACATGAGTAAAATCGTAACAGGTGAATCAGTGGAATATTTACCAAATGAACATTACTACAAAGGAAAACCTAAATTAGATAAAATTGTATTTACTAACGTGCCTACTGCTTCAATCGTTGAAGCGGTGAAAGCGAAAAAATATGACATGGTTTACTCAATGCCGACAGATAACTTCCCAACATATAAAGATTCAGAAGGCTATCAAATGTTAGGTCGTGAAGAGTTAGCATATACGTATGTTGGGTTCAAACTAGGTACTTTTGATAAAGAAAAAGGCGAAGTGATCATGAATCCAGATGCAAAAATGGCTGATGTGAAATTACGTCAAGCAATGGGTTATGCGATGGATAATGATGCAATCGGACAAAAATTCTATAATGGTTTGCGTACTGGTGCGACAACATTAATTCCACCAATCTTCAAAACATTACACAATACAGATGTTAAAGGCTACCAATATGATCTAGATAAAGCGAAGAAAATTCTAGATGATGCGGGCTATAAAGATACAGATGGCGATGGACTTAGAGAAAATCCTAAGGGTGAAAAATTAACGATCAACTTTGCCTCAATGGCAGGTGGCGAAACAGCTCAACCTTTAGCTGATTACTATCTACAACAATGGAAAGAAATTGGATTAGATGTGAAATTAGCTACTGGTCGTTTAATTGATTTCCAAGCATTCTACGATAAAATCAAAAACGATGATCCAGAAATCGATGTATTCCAAGCTGCTTGGGGCGTAAATAGTGCACCATCTCCAGCAGGATTATACAGCCGTAACGCAGCATTCAACTACTCACGTTTTGCTTCAGAAGAAAATGATAAACTATTGAAAGCAATCGATTCAAAAGCTTCATTTGATGATACAAAACGTAAAGAAGCATATGATGCATGGCAAGAATATATGTTTGAACAAGCACCAGTTATTCCAACATTATACCGTAATGAAATCATGCCAGTTAATGATCGCGTGAAATCATTTACTTGGAATTACGAAGAAACAAGAGACTTCTATGACATTGAATTAACAGCTGAAAAACGTTAA
- a CDS encoding ABC transporter permease gives MDKNKENAAVAVPETIPPMGFRMIAREFKKDKLAIFSLVLLVAILLVVFIGALLTDQDKVMTVSILDKYAEPGGNFILGADEGGRDVLGQLIIGARNSVVIGFAITILTSIIGVGIGIVSGYYGGMFDNAVMRVVDFIMILPIMMIIIVFVTIIPNYNVWSFVGIMSAFYWVAKARLFRSKTLSEVRRDYVSASKTLGTSDFKIMFREIMPNLSSLIITNLTINFAANIGIETTLTFLGFGLPTNVPSLGTLIGYASNGDVLANKTWIWVPASVLILVMMLCINYIGQAFKRSADARQRLG, from the coding sequence ATGGATAAAAATAAAGAAAATGCAGCAGTTGCTGTACCAGAAACGATCCCACCGATGGGATTTCGAATGATCGCAAGAGAATTCAAAAAAGACAAATTAGCGATTTTCTCACTTGTACTGTTAGTAGCCATTTTATTGGTTGTTTTTATCGGTGCTCTTTTGACTGATCAAGACAAAGTAATGACAGTTAGTATTTTAGATAAATATGCTGAACCTGGTGGAAACTTCATATTAGGAGCAGACGAAGGCGGACGTGATGTGCTTGGTCAATTGATCATTGGTGCTCGTAACTCTGTTGTCATCGGTTTTGCAATCACGATCCTAACATCGATCATCGGTGTGGGAATCGGTATTGTTTCAGGATATTATGGCGGAATGTTTGATAATGCTGTGATGCGTGTGGTTGACTTTATCATGATTTTACCGATCATGATGATCATCATCGTATTTGTTACGATCATTCCGAATTATAATGTTTGGTCTTTTGTAGGAATCATGAGTGCCTTTTACTGGGTCGCCAAAGCGCGGCTGTTTAGAAGTAAAACGTTATCTGAGGTTCGTAGAGACTATGTGAGTGCTTCAAAAACGTTAGGAACCAGCGATTTTAAAATCATGTTTCGAGAAATCATGCCGAATCTAAGTTCATTGATCATCACCAACTTAACAATCAACTTTGCGGCAAATATCGGGATCGAAACGACACTGACGTTCTTAGGATTTGGTTTGCCGACAAATGTGCCGAGTCTTGGAACATTGATCGGATATGCCAGCAATGGCGATGTTTTAGCAAATAAAACATGGATCTGGGTACCTGCATCAGTACTGATTTTAGTAATGATGTTATGTATAAATTATATTGGCCAAGCGTTTAAACGTTCAGCAGATGCTAGACAACGTTTAGGTTAG
- the opp4B gene encoding oligopeptide ABC transporter permease: MWKTILRRVLFMIPQILILSVLIFMLAKMMPGDPFTGLINPNTDPAVIEKMRESAGLNDPWTTQYVRWIVNVFHGDFGESFIFKLPVSTLIGSRAINTILLSLVTVVIMYAIALPLGVLSGRYQNSILDKFVVIYNFFSFAVPPFIFALVMLFIFGYRLDWFPTTGSISSGVEPGTGAYIWDRFYHLILPALSQALLGTAITIQYLRNEVIDSQSLDYVRTARSKGVPTNKVYTRHIFRNASLPIVSQLSYEITALISGSVVIEKIFGYPGIGKLFIDSIGQRDYAVITALVLILGVATLVGNLISDIVMSLVDPRIRVQ, encoded by the coding sequence ATGTGGAAGACGATTTTACGCCGTGTACTCTTTATGATTCCTCAAATCTTGATTTTAAGCGTATTGATTTTCATGTTAGCTAAAATGATGCCGGGGGATCCTTTTACGGGACTTATCAATCCAAATACAGATCCTGCCGTTATTGAGAAAATGCGTGAATCAGCTGGGCTGAATGATCCTTGGACAACACAATATGTTCGTTGGATCGTCAACGTTTTCCATGGCGATTTTGGTGAAAGCTTTATTTTCAAATTACCAGTATCAACATTGATTGGTAGCCGTGCAATAAATACGATTCTCTTGTCCTTAGTGACAGTTGTGATTATGTATGCGATCGCGTTACCATTAGGCGTTTTATCAGGCCGCTATCAAAATTCTATTTTAGACAAATTTGTAGTAATTTATAACTTTTTCAGTTTTGCAGTACCACCATTTATTTTTGCCCTCGTTATGCTGTTTATTTTTGGTTACCGTTTAGATTGGTTTCCTACAACGGGGTCGATTTCCAGTGGTGTCGAGCCAGGGACAGGTGCTTATATTTGGGATCGATTCTATCATTTGATCTTACCAGCACTCTCTCAAGCACTTCTTGGAACAGCGATCACGATCCAATACTTGCGTAATGAAGTGATTGATTCTCAATCATTGGATTATGTGCGGACAGCGCGTTCAAAAGGGGTACCGACGAATAAAGTGTATACAAGACATATTTTCAGAAATGCTTCTTTACCAATTGTTTCTCAACTTAGCTACGAAATCACAGCTTTAATCAGTGGTTCGGTAGTTATTGAAAAAATCTTTGGTTATCCAGGAATTGGGAAATTATTTATCGACTCGATCGGACAACGTGATTATGCAGTAATCACAGCCTTAGTATTGATTTTAGGAGTTGCAACGCTCGTCGGAAATCTGATTTCAGATATCGTAATGAGTCTTGTAGATCCACGGATTCGGGTTCAATAG
- a CDS encoding ATP-binding cassette domain-containing protein — protein MAEIIQIKDLKVHYPIRSGFFNRVTDHVLAVDGVDFIIEKGKTYGLVGESGSGKSTTGKAIIGLEKVTSGSIIYQDKDVTKAHNRKAMKYNKDVQMIFQDSMSSLNPKKRVLDIIAEPIRNFERLSDQEEKKKVKGLLDIVGMPEDALYKYPHEFSGGQRQRLGVARAVATSPKLIIADEPVSALDLSVQAQVLNFMKNIQEEYGLSYLFISHDLGVVKHMCDNIAIMYKGRFVEIGTRQDIYTNPQHIYTKRLLSAIPKIDVAHREEHKAQRRQVEKEYIENQKHYYDQNGRVYDLRTISDTHQVALKDGGAI, from the coding sequence ATGGCAGAAATTATTCAAATCAAAGACTTGAAAGTTCATTATCCTATCCGTAGCGGCTTCTTTAATCGAGTGACTGATCATGTGCTGGCAGTTGATGGTGTTGATTTTATTATCGAAAAAGGTAAAACGTACGGCTTGGTTGGTGAGTCTGGTTCTGGTAAATCTACTACAGGTAAAGCGATAATTGGGTTAGAAAAAGTGACTAGCGGCAGTATTATATACCAAGACAAAGATGTGACAAAAGCTCATAATCGTAAAGCCATGAAATACAATAAAGATGTTCAAATGATTTTCCAAGATTCAATGTCTAGCTTAAATCCAAAGAAACGAGTATTGGATATCATTGCTGAGCCGATTCGTAATTTTGAACGATTGAGCGACCAAGAAGAAAAGAAAAAAGTCAAAGGGCTTTTAGATATTGTCGGGATGCCAGAAGATGCATTGTACAAATACCCTCATGAATTTTCAGGCGGACAGCGTCAACGTTTAGGTGTTGCTAGAGCGGTGGCAACTAGTCCTAAGCTGATCATTGCAGATGAACCAGTTTCTGCTTTGGATCTATCCGTTCAAGCACAAGTATTGAACTTTATGAAAAATATTCAAGAAGAATATGGCTTGAGCTATCTATTTATTTCCCATGACTTAGGCGTAGTGAAACATATGTGTGATAATATTGCGATTATGTACAAAGGTCGATTTGTGGAAATTGGGACTCGTCAAGATATTTATACAAACCCACAACATATTTATACGAAACGCTTATTATCAGCTATTCCTAAAATCGATGTTGCGCATCGTGAAGAGCACAAAGCGCAACGTCGTCAAGTGGAAAAAGAATATATTGAGAATCAAAAACATTATTACGATCAAAACGGTCGTGTGTACGACTTACGTACAATTAGTGATACACATCAAGTAGCGTTAAAAGATGGAGGTGCAATCTAA
- a CDS encoding ABC transporter ATP-binding protein — protein MSDGNQLLDVQHLHTGFRIKDEYYDAVDDVSFELGRNEILAIVGESGCGKSTLATTIIGLHDENNTRVTGEILYKDLNLTTFNEQLYNKIRGNDIGMIFQDPLSALNPLMRIEDQIKESLTYHTDMNAEQKQARVIELLTQVGIPNPERVGKQYPHELSGGMRQRVIIAIAIACKPAIIIADEPTTALDVTIQAQILDLLKDLQEETGSGIILITHDLGVVAEMADKVAVMYAGQFVEVATAEELFNNPKHPYTRSLLQSIPQENSDDSQLHVIEGVVPSLSKLPREGCRFAPRIPWIPEDAHEAEPTLHEVSEGHFVRCTCYQHFHFRDDQEEV, from the coding sequence GTGAGTGATGGTAATCAATTGTTAGACGTTCAGCATCTGCATACAGGGTTTCGTATTAAAGACGAATACTACGATGCTGTTGATGATGTATCATTTGAATTAGGAAGAAATGAAATTTTAGCGATCGTGGGTGAATCAGGTTGTGGGAAAAGTACTTTAGCCACAACGATTATTGGGTTACATGATGAAAATAATACCCGTGTAACTGGAGAAATCCTTTATAAGGACTTAAATTTAACTACATTTAACGAACAATTATATAATAAAATCCGTGGTAATGATATCGGAATGATTTTTCAAGACCCGTTGTCAGCACTAAATCCATTGATGCGAATTGAAGATCAGATTAAAGAAAGTTTAACATATCATACGGATATGAATGCAGAACAAAAACAAGCGCGAGTAATCGAATTATTGACACAAGTGGGTATTCCTAATCCCGAACGAGTTGGAAAGCAGTATCCTCATGAATTATCTGGAGGAATGCGCCAACGTGTGATCATTGCGATCGCTATTGCTTGTAAACCAGCAATTATTATTGCAGATGAACCGACAACGGCATTGGATGTTACGATTCAAGCGCAAATTTTAGATTTACTCAAGGACTTGCAAGAAGAAACTGGCTCAGGAATCATTTTGATTACCCATGATTTGGGTGTGGTAGCTGAAATGGCAGATAAGGTGGCAGTGATGTATGCAGGTCAATTTGTTGAAGTTGCGACTGCAGAAGAATTATTTAATAATCCAAAACATCCATACACGCGCTCATTGTTACAATCTATCCCTCAAGAAAATTCAGATGATAGTCAGTTACATGTAATTGAAGGTGTGGTTCCTTCCTTAAGTAAGTTACCAAGAGAAGGTTGTCGCTTTGCGCCGAGAATTCCTTGGATTCCAGAGGATGCTCATGAAGCAGAGCCGACATTACATGAAGTGTCAGAGGGTCATTTTGTCCGCTGTACATGTTATCAGCATTTCCATTTTAGAGACGATCAGGAGGAAGTATAA
- the acpP gene encoding acyl carrier protein encodes MTREEVLEKVAKIISNHFDIEAEKVTDQLNIKDDLNADSISVMEFVLELEDEFGTEISDEDAEQIETVGAAVDYIMNNL; translated from the coding sequence TTGACTCGTGAAGAAGTACTTGAAAAAGTAGCGAAGATTATCTCAAACCACTTTGATATTGAAGCTGAGAAAGTGACAGATCAATTAAACATTAAAGATGACTTGAATGCAGATTCAATTAGTGTAATGGAATTTGTTTTAGAGCTGGAAGATGAGTTTGGTACAGAAATTTCTGATGAAGACGCAGAGCAAATTGAAACAGTTGGTGCCGCTGTGGATTATATTATGAATAACTTATAA
- the plsX gene encoding phosphate acyltransferase PlsX — MKIAVDAMGGDHAPQAIVEGVMLAKQDFPEVEFLLYGKEDEIKKYVTNETNITIIHTDEKINSDDEPVKAIRRKKTASMVLAAQAVKNGEADAIFSAGNTGALLAAGLFIVGRIKNVERPGLMSTLPVMGQADGGFDMLDLGANADNKPEHLVQYAVLGSFYAEKVRNITKPRVALLNNGAEETKGSELTKKAFELLSAEESIHFIGNVEARDLLSGAADVVVTDGFTGNAVLKSIEGTATNMMGLLKSSILAEGFKGKMGALLLKNALRGMKDEMDYSKHGGAVLFGLKAPVIKTHGSTGPEAVRYTIRQIHTMLKTEVVPQLVSYYETKE, encoded by the coding sequence ATGAAGATTGCAGTTGATGCAATGGGTGGCGATCATGCGCCACAGGCAATTGTTGAAGGCGTGATGTTAGCCAAACAGGATTTTCCAGAGGTTGAGTTTTTACTTTATGGAAAAGAAGATGAAATTAAAAAATATGTAACAAATGAAACGAATATTACGATTATCCATACGGATGAAAAAATCAATAGTGATGATGAGCCCGTTAAGGCGATTCGTCGTAAGAAAACAGCTTCTATGGTACTCGCTGCACAAGCAGTAAAAAATGGTGAAGCCGATGCGATTTTTTCTGCGGGTAACACAGGTGCGTTACTAGCCGCTGGATTATTTATTGTTGGACGAATCAAAAATGTTGAACGCCCGGGTTTGATGTCGACTTTACCAGTAATGGGCCAAGCGGATGGCGGGTTTGATATGTTAGATTTAGGTGCGAATGCTGATAATAAACCCGAGCACCTTGTTCAATATGCTGTATTAGGTTCTTTTTATGCTGAAAAAGTTAGAAATATCACAAAACCTCGTGTGGCACTTTTAAATAATGGTGCGGAGGAAACTAAGGGCAGTGAATTGACTAAAAAAGCTTTTGAGTTGCTTTCAGCAGAAGAAAGCATTCATTTTATCGGAAATGTAGAGGCGCGTGATTTACTAAGCGGAGCAGCGGATGTTGTGGTAACAGATGGTTTCACTGGAAATGCAGTGTTGAAATCAATTGAAGGAACAGCCACAAACATGATGGGGTTGCTAAAATCCTCGATTCTTGCAGAAGGATTTAAAGGAAAAATGGGTGCGTTACTTTTAAAGAATGCATTACGCGGAATGAAAGATGAAATGGATTACTCCAAACATGGAGGAGCTGTTTTATTTGGATTAAAAGCACCAGTCATCAAAACCCATGGATCAACAGGTCCAGAAGCTGTTCGGTATACGATTCGTCAAATTCACACTATGCTGAAAACAGAAGTTGTACCACAACTTGTCAGCTATTATGAAACGAAAGAATAG